From Kryptolebias marmoratus isolate JLee-2015 linkage group LG15, ASM164957v2, whole genome shotgun sequence, a single genomic window includes:
- the LOC108228727 gene encoding C-C motif chemokine 22 produces the protein MKTLVTLCLLAFLCFLSYSSAAPLGPELVLGGSCCTDHSQHRIPKNRVKQLRMSPRHCMKKSLIVTTVRNKILCIDASWDWAQVLLEDFNKGRNASTNLNTLKPVRL, from the exons ATGAAGACTCTGGTGACTCTCTGCCTCCTGGCTTTCCTCTGTTTCCTGTCTTACAGCTCTGCAG CTCCACTCGGTCCAGAGCTGGTGTTGGGCGGTTCCTGCTGTACTGACCACAGTCAACATCGAATCCCCAAGAACAGGGTGAAGCAGCTGAGGATGAGCCCGAGGCACTGCATGAAGAAGTCTCTGAT agtCACCACTGTGAGGAACAAAATCCTGTGCATTGATGCCAGCTGGGACTGGGCTCAAGTTCTGCTGGAAGACTTCAATAAAGGAAGAAATGCCTCCACTAACCTCAACACTTTGAAACCTGTCAGATTGTAG